A DNA window from Brassica napus cultivar Da-Ae chromosome C1, Da-Ae, whole genome shotgun sequence contains the following coding sequences:
- the LOC106428932 gene encoding uncharacterized protein LOC106428932, with product MEKNVPLSKKLWNIVRFVMYMLHKGISKQKLLADFNATLKRGKNLIFHSRRRVPASATTATAASLPRKEYEFSCSDTPNYSFPFNMASFKKKTHNNISLFTCGHAPPTLEDDTSTSRAVVELLSGGGNQETGNNTPALTALSPYLPGFGRSSASVRPLRVTDSPFPLREDGDVTNGHVDKAADEFIKKFYKNYQQKKMIEFSPN from the coding sequence ATGGAGAAGAACGTACCATTAAGCAAGAAGCTATGGAACATCGTACGTTTTGTAATGTACATGTTACACAAAGGCATCTCAAAGCAAAAGCTCCTCGCCGACTTTAACGCCACTCTAAAACGCGGCAAGAATCTCATCTTCCACAGCCGCCGCCGCGTCCCAGCCTCAGCTACCACCGCCACCGCCGCGTCCCTACCGCGGAAAGAATACGAGTTTAGCTGCAGCGACACTCCAAACTACTCATTTCCCTTTAACATGGCCTCCTTCAAGAAGAAGACTCACAACAACATTAGTCTCTTCACGTGCGGTCACGCGCCACCGACCCTAGAAGACGACACTTCCACCTCTAGAGCCGTGGTTGAGCTTCTCAGCGGCGGAGGCAATCAAGAAACCGGCAATAACACGCCGGCTTTGACGGCGTTGTCTCCTTACTTGCCCGGGTTTGGACGGAGTTCTGCGTCAGTGAGACCTTTACGCGTGACGGACTCACCGTTCCCGTTACGGGAAGATGGTGACGTGACTAACGGACATGTGGACAAAGCGGCGGATGAGTTTATAAAGAAGTTTTACAAGAACTATCAGCAAAAGAAGATGATTGAGTTCTCACCTAATTAA
- the LOC111213558 gene encoding uncharacterized protein LOC111213558: MSHGFWSSVLKIFSPLVKVLRLADGEKVPSLGFIYGEIIEAKNSIKEASNHLEKNYQPIFRIIDEKMKDRLDTPLHVAAYFLNPYYFYKDPEIQKDYEVMEGFIACVETYYHGDFEKQNRVVNQELSLQEQKWLIWELVVNIWMWYTNSSKMATRILALTSSSSGCERNWSCFEGIHTKKRNRLDANRLNSLVYVQFNAKLFKKQKKTREQNADVIFDDGNEDTVEEWLVGRVPDIYNDLNLLLVTQAPRVRDLYDDDFESEEDEEYVVDMEFEPDVYAIRSNS; the protein is encoded by the exons ATGAGTCATGGGTTTTGGAGTAGTGTCTTGAAGATCTTCAGCCCTCTGGTGAAGGTTCTAAGGCTGGCTGATGGGGAGAAAGTACCTTCTCTTGGATTTATTTATGGTGAGATTATCGAAGCTAAGAATTCTATCAAAGAAGCTTCAAATCATTTGGAGAAGAACTACCAACCTATCTTTCGAATCATTGATGAGAAAATGAAAGATAGATTAGATACTCCTTTGCATGTGGCTGCCTACTTTCTCAATCCATATTATTTCTACAAAGATCCAGAAATTCAAAAAGACTATGAAGTCATGGAAGGATTCATAGCTTGTGTAGAGACTTATTATCATGGCGACTTTGAGAAGCAAAATAGGGTTGTCAATCAGGAGCTTAGTCTACAAGAGCAAAAGTGGCTCATTTG GGAACTGGTGGTCAACATATGGATGTGGTACACCAACTCTTCAAAAATGGCTACAAGGATCCTTGCTTTGACGTCAAGCTCTTCAGGATGTGAAAGAAATTGGAGTTGCTTTGAAGGG ATTCACACAAAAAAGAGAAATAGGCTAGATGCCAATCGCTTAAATAGCTTAGTCTATGTGCAATTCAATGCAAAGCTGTTTAAGAAGCAGAAAAAAACCAGAGAGCAAAATGCTGATGTGATATTCGATGATGGTAATGAAGATACAGTGGAAGAGTGGCTTGTGGGCCGTGTACCAGACATATACAATGATCTTAATTTGCTACTTGTAACCCAAGCTCCAAGGGTAAGAGATTTATATGATGATGACTTtgagtctgaagaagatgaggaataTGTTGTGGACATGGAGTTTGAACCAGAT GTGTATGCTATAAGGTCTAACTCCTAA
- the LOC111202389 gene encoding aquaporin TIP2-1, whose amino-acid sequence MAGVAFGSFDDSFSLASLRAYLAEFISTLLFVFAGVGSAIAYAKLTSDAALDTPGLVAIAVCHGFALFVAVAIGANISGGHVNPAVTFGLALGGQITLITGVFYWIAQLLGSTAACFLLKFVTGGLAVPTHSVAAGVGAIEGVVMEIIITFALVYTVYATAADPKKGSLGTIAPLAIGLIVGANILAAGPFSGGSMNPARSFGPAVAAGDFSGHWVYWVGPLIGGGLAGLVYGNVFMPSSEHVPLASEF is encoded by the exons ATGGCAGGAGTTGCCTTTGGTTCTTTTGATGATTCTTTCAGCTTGGCTTCTCTAAGAGCTTACCTCGCTGAGTTCATCTCCACTTTGCTCTTTGTCTTCGCTGGTGTTGGTTCCGCCATTGCCTACG CGAAACTGACGTCTGATGCGGCTCTTGATACGCCGGGACTTGTCGCCATCGCTGTGTGCCATGGTTTCGCTCTCTTCGTGGCGGTTGCAATCGGAGCCAACATCTCCGGTGGCCATGTGAACCCAGCCGTCACTTTTGGCCTTGCTCTCGGTGGTCAAATCACACTCATTACCGGAGTTTTCTACTGGATCGCTCAGCTTCTCGGCTCCACCGCCGCTTGCTTCCTTCTTAAGTTCGTTACCGGTGGCTTG GCGGTTCCAACACACAGCGTTGCGGCTGGAGTAGGAGCCATTGAAGGAGTAGTGATGGAGATCATCATCACCTTCGCTTTGGTCTACACAGTCTATGCCACCGCCGCTGATCCCAAGAAAGGTTCTCTTGGAACCATCGCTCCTCTGGCCATTGGTCTTATCGTTGGTGCCAACATCCTCGCCGCTGGTCCATTCTCAGGTGGATCCATGAACCCAGCACGTTCCTTTGGACCAGCTGTTGCAGCTGGAGACTTCTCTGGTCACTGGGTCTACTGGGTGGGACCACTCATCGGTGGTGGACTCGCTGGACTTGTTTACGGAAATGTCTTCATGCCTTCTTCAGAACATGTTCCTCTTGCCTCTGAATTCTAA